A single region of the Massilia sp. erpn genome encodes:
- a CDS encoding 16S rRNA (uracil(1498)-N(3))-methyltransferase, translating into MPRFYCAQPLAPGLTLDLPPEVAHHVHVLRLAPGETLNLFDGRGGEYAAVLDEVGKKRATATIGAFTAREAELPYAVTLAQALPEGTKMDWIIEKAMELGVAAVQPLAARRCVVRLSAERAEKKLAHWQGVIVAAAEQSGRNRLASLAEPLELREWLARPAPQRILLSPRAEASLAQWAQRNPAQDLSLLVGPEGGFTTEEEDAAIAAGALPLSMGPRVLRTETAALAALAILNGAWDPA; encoded by the coding sequence ATGCCCCGTTTTTACTGTGCCCAGCCGCTCGCCCCCGGCCTGACCCTCGACCTGCCGCCCGAAGTGGCCCACCACGTCCACGTGCTGCGCCTGGCGCCGGGCGAGACGCTGAACCTGTTCGACGGCCGCGGCGGCGAATACGCGGCCGTGCTGGACGAGGTCGGCAAAAAACGCGCCACGGCCACCATCGGCGCCTTCACTGCGCGCGAGGCGGAACTGCCGTATGCCGTGACCCTGGCCCAGGCCCTGCCCGAAGGCACGAAGATGGACTGGATTATCGAAAAAGCCATGGAACTGGGCGTGGCGGCCGTGCAGCCGCTGGCGGCGCGGCGCTGCGTGGTGCGCCTGTCGGCCGAACGGGCCGAGAAAAAACTGGCGCACTGGCAGGGCGTGATCGTGGCCGCTGCCGAGCAAAGCGGGCGCAACCGGCTGGCCAGCCTGGCCGAACCGCTCGAGCTGCGCGAGTGGCTGGCACGGCCGGCGCCGCAGCGCATCCTGCTCAGCCCACGCGCCGAGGCTTCGCTAGCGCAATGGGCGCAGCGCAACCCGGCGCAGGATCTGAGCCTGCTGGTCGGCCCCGAAGGCGGCTTCACCACGGAGGAGGAAGACGCCGCCATTGCCGCCGGCGCCCTGCCCCTGTCGATGGGACCGCGCGTGCTGCGCACCGAAACGGCCGCCCTGGCCGCCCTCGCCATCCTCAACGGCGCCTGGGATCCCGCCTGA
- a CDS encoding carboxymuconolactone decarboxylase family protein: protein MTIEYGELTQEISANLAPLRQGIPHVMKAFNELGKSAIADGALDAKTKELIALAIGVAARCDGCLGFHTKALVRLGASEVEVQETLGVAIYMGGGPSVMYAANAMAAFQEFAAAAAQPAAA from the coding sequence ATGACGATCGAATATGGTGAATTGACGCAGGAAATTTCCGCCAATCTGGCGCCGCTGCGCCAGGGCATTCCGCATGTGATGAAGGCGTTTAATGAGCTGGGCAAGTCGGCCATCGCCGATGGCGCGCTCGACGCTAAAACCAAGGAGCTGATTGCGCTCGCCATCGGCGTGGCGGCGCGCTGCGATGGCTGCCTGGGCTTCCATACCAAGGCCCTGGTGCGGTTGGGCGCCAGCGAGGTCGAGGTGCAGGAAACCCTGGGCGTGGCGATCTATATGGGCGGCGGCCCCTCGGTGATGTACGCGGCCAACGCCATGGCGGCCTTCCAGGAATTTGCCGCGGCCGCAGCCCAGCCGGCAGCAGCGTGA
- a CDS encoding metalloregulator ArsR/SmtB family transcription factor codes for MPTDNPDHLFLQQSAAQAAALLRALGNEHRLLVLCLLIEHGEMAVSALNDYVALSQSALSQHLARMREEGLVAFRREAQTLYYRIENPQVIQLVGTLKQIFCP; via the coding sequence ATGCCAACAGATAATCCAGATCATCTTTTTCTACAGCAAAGCGCGGCCCAGGCGGCCGCCCTGCTGCGCGCCCTGGGCAACGAGCACCGGCTGCTGGTGCTGTGCCTGCTGATCGAGCATGGCGAAATGGCGGTCAGCGCGCTCAACGACTATGTCGCCCTGAGCCAGTCGGCGCTGTCCCAGCACCTGGCGCGCATGCGCGAGGAAGGCCTGGTGGCCTTCCGCCGCGAAGCCCAGACCCTGTACTACCGGATCGAGAATCCGCAGGTGATCCAGCTGGTCGGCACGCTCAAACAGATTTTTTGCCCCTAA
- a CDS encoding rhodanese family protein, whose product MSLPPLTPAAARQQLEQGALLIDIRAADEHARERIAQARHLPLEKLLAGTADALPPGQSVIFHCRSGQRTRQQAAALAACAPGTAYVLEGGLDGWKQAGLPVLRDVSQPLELQRQVQIAAGSMIVLGSVLGATLTPWLYLLPGFIGCGLVFAGISGFCGLARLLMKMPWNRRQAV is encoded by the coding sequence ATGTCCCTGCCTCCCCTCACGCCCGCAGCCGCCCGCCAGCAGCTGGAACAAGGCGCGCTGCTGATCGACATCCGCGCGGCCGACGAGCATGCGCGCGAGCGCATCGCGCAAGCGCGCCACCTGCCCTTGGAGAAGCTGCTGGCCGGGACCGCCGATGCGCTGCCGCCGGGACAAAGCGTGATCTTCCACTGCCGCTCCGGCCAGCGCACGCGCCAGCAGGCCGCCGCCTTGGCCGCCTGCGCGCCCGGCACCGCCTATGTGCTGGAAGGGGGATTGGATGGCTGGAAGCAGGCCGGGCTGCCCGTCCTGCGCGATGTATCGCAGCCGCTGGAATTGCAAAGACAGGTCCAGATCGCCGCCGGTTCCATGATCGTGCTGGGCAGCGTGCTGGGCGCCACGCTCACGCCCTGGCTGTACCTGCTGCCCGGCTTCATCGGCTGCGGCCTGGTGTTCGCCGGCATTTCCGGCTTCTGCGGCCTGGCCCGCCTGCTGATGAAGATGCCCTGGAACCGCCGCCAGGCTGTTTAG
- a CDS encoding TonB-dependent receptor, whose amino-acid sequence MKHNLVLKQSVVAVALAVGGAQFAMAQQAAEPAVQKVFVTGSNIKRADKEGSSPIQTVNAKQIAATGANTVAELLKSIPAFGSGASVDGSDGGFSNGAATASLRGLGSSSTLVLLNGRRITSSAYADPNQGKSAVYDLNSIPVSAIERVEIFKDGASAVYGSDAIAGVINFITKSDYKGAELGASISGNDDGEFRRKTVNGVWGFGDLEKNRFSGLISFDVSKRDSTLMSGNDVQQDLLGPINGRMNPLSSSLTASPFFYKERSPGSKSFYNSYADRANVINRVNCDASQQLTGSIAAHNLLPTDTLVGRTFCNINLDNYREVQGAGKDGNVLSRFNVQVSENVTAFAELSYSRNERSYLGAPLAIRSTSATSVFTAGQPVQNFQLILPVGHPDNPFSDARSAVGFRLMNAQGGSKNVNEAYRGLVGLKGTTGNWDWETGLLWNRSKREEIGYGYMLKDQIARIMTENRTIAATIADPNVTHDTVNTGFAQVKQIDAKASTTIGKLPGGDIGLAFGGEVRQESIGLTPDSFIAAGKIIGLVGSNLDGERTVKSGFVELRTPFLPNWEMDFAGRYDKYPTAKSFVPKVGSKWVINERVTLRGSFAKGFRAPALMQIAEGGVQSFSTATDTLRCPDGQNYLKGADRTDCSKSFSSVSASDPNLQPEKSKSYSLGLILNPMKDLDILIDWYRIKKTNETALLGAQTVIDHPTSYPKGQVVRDNNPANFVTDANGKVIPNSGPILQVNRAWVNQGSTEVSGLDFEMAYRKSLGDWGRLTSSLNWSYLHEYRRAEHPGDAAANTAGSNGGLSDWATSVGDNPRNRATASVTWSKDVHAVTAAVNYVGPVSLLRRTNNEEVYPAPFCHYGRDAAGKTNPGGNEKFSDFFPNLNDCEVKSWTTFDVNYAYTGIKNLTLAFNIKNLFDTKAPYDVRYTTTNFQGYNTQLHNGMGRYFRMSANYKF is encoded by the coding sequence TTGAAACATAACCTGGTTCTCAAACAAAGCGTGGTTGCCGTCGCCCTGGCTGTCGGTGGCGCCCAGTTCGCTATGGCGCAACAGGCCGCTGAGCCGGCCGTGCAAAAGGTCTTCGTGACCGGTTCCAACATCAAGCGCGCGGATAAGGAAGGCTCTTCGCCGATCCAGACCGTGAACGCCAAGCAGATCGCTGCCACCGGCGCGAATACCGTGGCAGAATTGCTGAAAAGCATTCCTGCCTTCGGCTCCGGCGCGTCGGTCGACGGTTCCGATGGTGGTTTCTCGAACGGCGCCGCCACCGCCTCGCTGCGCGGTCTGGGTTCCTCCTCCACCCTGGTGCTGCTGAACGGCCGCCGCATCACCTCGTCCGCCTACGCTGACCCGAACCAGGGCAAATCGGCGGTGTACGACCTGAACTCCATCCCTGTCTCCGCCATCGAGCGCGTTGAGATCTTCAAGGATGGCGCTTCGGCCGTGTACGGCTCCGACGCCATCGCCGGCGTGATCAACTTCATCACCAAGTCCGACTACAAGGGTGCCGAACTGGGCGCCAGCATCAGCGGCAACGACGACGGCGAATTCCGCCGCAAGACCGTCAATGGCGTGTGGGGCTTCGGCGACCTGGAGAAAAACCGCTTCAGCGGCCTGATCTCCTTCGATGTGTCCAAGCGCGACAGCACCTTGATGAGCGGCAACGACGTGCAGCAAGACCTGCTGGGTCCGATCAACGGCCGCATGAACCCGCTGTCCAGCTCGCTGACTGCCTCGCCCTTCTTCTACAAAGAGCGTAGCCCCGGTTCCAAATCGTTCTATAACAGCTATGCTGACCGGGCCAACGTCATCAACCGCGTGAACTGCGACGCGTCGCAACAGCTCACCGGCAGCATCGCCGCCCACAATCTGCTGCCGACCGACACCCTGGTCGGCCGCACCTTCTGCAACATCAACCTGGACAACTACCGCGAAGTGCAGGGCGCCGGCAAGGACGGCAACGTGCTGTCGCGCTTCAATGTGCAGGTCAGCGAGAACGTCACCGCCTTCGCCGAACTGTCCTACAGCCGCAATGAGCGCAGCTACCTGGGCGCGCCGCTCGCCATCCGTTCGACCTCGGCCACCAGCGTGTTTACCGCCGGCCAACCGGTGCAGAACTTCCAGCTGATCCTGCCGGTCGGCCACCCGGACAATCCGTTCAGCGACGCCCGTTCGGCGGTCGGCTTCCGCCTGATGAATGCCCAGGGCGGTTCGAAGAACGTCAACGAGGCTTACCGCGGCCTGGTCGGCCTGAAGGGCACGACCGGTAACTGGGACTGGGAAACCGGTCTGCTGTGGAACCGCAGCAAGCGCGAGGAAATCGGCTACGGCTATATGCTCAAGGACCAGATCGCGCGCATCATGACCGAAAACCGCACGATCGCCGCCACCATCGCTGATCCGAACGTCACCCACGACACCGTGAACACCGGCTTCGCCCAAGTCAAGCAGATCGACGCCAAGGCTTCGACCACCATCGGCAAGCTGCCGGGCGGCGATATCGGCCTGGCCTTCGGTGGCGAAGTGCGCCAGGAATCGATCGGCCTGACGCCGGATTCCTTCATCGCTGCCGGCAAGATCATCGGCCTGGTGGGCTCCAACCTGGATGGCGAGCGCACCGTGAAATCGGGCTTCGTCGAATTGCGCACGCCTTTCCTGCCGAACTGGGAAATGGACTTCGCCGGCCGCTACGACAAATACCCGACCGCCAAGAGCTTCGTGCCCAAGGTTGGCAGCAAATGGGTGATCAATGAGCGCGTCACGCTGCGCGGCTCCTTCGCTAAGGGCTTCCGTGCCCCGGCCCTGATGCAGATCGCCGAAGGCGGCGTGCAGAGCTTCAGCACCGCGACCGACACCCTGCGTTGCCCGGACGGTCAGAACTACCTGAAAGGCGCCGACCGCACCGACTGCTCGAAGAGCTTCTCCAGCGTCTCGGCATCCGATCCGAACCTGCAGCCGGAAAAATCCAAGTCCTACTCGCTGGGCCTGATCCTGAATCCGATGAAGGATCTGGACATCCTGATCGACTGGTACCGCATCAAGAAGACCAACGAGACCGCGCTGCTGGGCGCCCAGACCGTGATCGACCATCCGACCTCCTATCCGAAAGGCCAGGTGGTGCGCGATAACAATCCGGCCAACTTCGTGACCGATGCCAACGGCAAGGTGATCCCGAACTCCGGTCCTATCCTGCAGGTGAACCGTGCCTGGGTCAACCAGGGCAGCACCGAAGTGAGCGGTCTGGACTTCGAAATGGCTTACCGCAAATCGCTGGGTGACTGGGGCCGCCTGACCTCCAGCCTGAACTGGAGCTACCTGCACGAGTACCGTCGCGCCGAGCACCCTGGCGATGCGGCGGCCAACACCGCCGGCTCCAACGGCGGCCTGTCCGACTGGGCTACCTCGGTTGGCGACAACCCGCGCAACCGCGCCACCGCTTCCGTCACCTGGAGCAAGGACGTGCACGCCGTGACCGCCGCTGTCAACTATGTTGGCCCGGTCTCGCTGCTGCGCCGTACCAACAATGAGGAAGTCTATCCTGCGCCGTTCTGCCACTATGGCCGCGACGCTGCCGGCAAGACCAATCCGGGCGGTAACGAGAAGTTCAGCGACTTCTTCCCGAACCTGAACGATTGCGAAGTGAAGAGCTGGACCACCTTCGATGTGAACTATGCTTACACCGGCATCAAGAACCTGACGCTGGCGTTCAACATCAAGAACCTGTTCGACACCAAGGCGCCGTATGACGTGCGTTATACCACCACCAACTTCCAGGGCTATAACACCCAGCTGCACAATGGCATGGGCCGTTACTTCCGCATGAGCGCGAACTACAAGTTCTAA
- a CDS encoding TonB-dependent receptor has protein sequence MKHNLVLKQSVIAVALAVGGTQFAVAQQAAEPAVQKVFVTGSNIKRAEKEGSSPIQTLGAKQIAATGANTVSELLHSIPAFGSGASVDGASGGFSNGAATASLRGLGSSSTLILLNGRRIAAAAYADPSQGKSATYDLNSIPVSAIERVEVFKDGASAVYGSDAIAGVINFITKTDYKGGELTLSASANDDGEFRRKGVSGVVGFGDLEKYRVSGFLAFDLGKRDSTLIGDQKDVENGLYRSINGRMNGYGSYLSASPFFYREKGTSGAFYTNLADRQHIRNRTDCDPSQQITGDKVAHNLSAASMLIGRTFCNYDTNRFNEVQSDGKDANLLSKVTFQVSENITAFAEMNYSRNERSYLGAPLSTNGTQPSAVFGNSGQLQNFQMILPIGHPDNPFTDSRAAAGFRMINSPGGSKNVNETYRGLVGLKGTTGNWDWETGLLWNRSEREGTSYGALRRDVMSTVMTQNRRIADLIADPNATTNLTDTGYSQVKQLDAKASTTLGKLPGGDIGLAFGGEIRQESIHLTPDAQLQNGNIIGRVGSFLDGQRTVKSAFVEIRTPFLKNWEMDFAGRYDKYPAVKSFVPKVGSKWTINERVAVRGSFAKGFRAPALMQIAEGGVRSFNNVKDTLRCPDSAMPLPGGDAADCVGRSISSMSASNPALQPEKSKSYSLGLILNPMKDLDILVDWYRIKKTNETALLSSQTVIDHPNDYPQGKVIRNENSASFLTDANGAPIPGTGPILQVNRAWVNQGSTEVSGLDFEVAYRKSLGDWGRVTTNLNWSHLYEYRRAEHPGDVAANTAGSAGGLSDWNTTSGDNPRNRASASVNWTKGVHSLTGTVDFIGPVSLLRRSDNATTYAAPYCHYGKNAAGKINPGGNERYTEFFPDLNNCRVQSWTTFGVNYNYTGFKNLTLSLNIKNLFDTKAPYDVRNGTATEYEGYNPQLHNGMGRYFRLSANYKF, from the coding sequence TTGAAACATAACCTGGTTCTCAAACAAAGCGTGATCGCGGTCGCGCTTGCAGTAGGCGGTACCCAGTTCGCCGTCGCACAACAAGCTGCCGAGCCGGCAGTGCAGAAGGTCTTCGTGACCGGTTCCAACATCAAACGCGCGGAAAAAGAAGGTTCGTCGCCGATCCAGACCCTGGGCGCGAAACAGATCGCTGCCACCGGTGCCAACACCGTGTCCGAACTGCTGCACTCGATTCCCGCTTTCGGTTCGGGCGCCTCGGTTGACGGCGCCAGCGGCGGCTTCTCGAACGGCGCTGCCACCGCCTCGCTGCGTGGCCTGGGTTCGTCCTCCACCCTGATCCTGTTGAATGGCCGCCGCATTGCCGCCGCCGCCTACGCCGACCCGAGCCAGGGTAAATCGGCTACCTATGACTTGAACTCGATTCCTGTTTCCGCCATCGAGCGCGTGGAAGTGTTCAAGGATGGCGCATCGGCCGTCTACGGTTCCGACGCGATCGCCGGCGTGATCAACTTCATCACCAAGACCGACTACAAGGGCGGCGAGCTGACCCTGAGCGCCAGCGCCAACGATGACGGCGAATTCCGCCGCAAAGGCGTAAGTGGCGTGGTCGGTTTCGGCGACCTGGAAAAATACCGCGTCAGCGGCTTCCTGGCTTTCGACCTGGGCAAACGCGACAGCACCTTGATCGGCGACCAGAAGGATGTGGAGAACGGCCTGTACCGTTCCATCAATGGCCGTATGAATGGCTATGGCAGCTATTTGAGCGCATCGCCATTCTTCTACCGTGAAAAAGGCACGTCGGGCGCTTTCTACACCAACCTGGCTGACCGTCAGCACATCCGTAACCGCACGGATTGCGATCCTTCCCAGCAGATCACGGGTGACAAGGTGGCGCACAACCTGTCGGCCGCCAGCATGCTGATCGGCCGTACCTTCTGCAACTACGATACGAACCGCTTCAATGAAGTGCAGAGCGATGGCAAGGATGCCAACCTGCTGTCCAAAGTGACCTTCCAGGTCAGCGAGAACATCACCGCCTTCGCGGAAATGAACTACAGCCGCAATGAGCGCAGCTATCTGGGCGCGCCGCTGAGCACCAACGGCACCCAGCCGTCGGCAGTGTTTGGCAATAGCGGCCAGCTTCAGAACTTCCAGATGATTTTGCCGATCGGCCATCCGGACAATCCGTTCACCGATTCGCGCGCTGCCGCAGGCTTCCGCATGATCAATTCGCCAGGCGGCTCGAAAAACGTCAATGAAACCTACCGCGGCCTGGTCGGTCTGAAGGGCACGACCGGGAACTGGGATTGGGAAACCGGCCTGCTGTGGAACCGCAGCGAGCGCGAAGGCACCAGCTACGGCGCCCTGCGTCGTGACGTGATGAGCACCGTCATGACCCAGAACCGCCGCATCGCCGACCTGATCGCCGATCCGAACGCGACCACCAACCTGACCGATACCGGCTACTCGCAGGTGAAACAGCTGGACGCCAAAGCCTCGACCACCCTGGGCAAACTGCCAGGCGGCGATATCGGCCTGGCCTTCGGCGGTGAAATCCGCCAGGAATCGATCCACCTGACCCCGGACGCGCAACTGCAGAACGGCAACATCATCGGTCGCGTCGGCTCCTTCCTGGACGGCCAGCGTACCGTCAAGTCCGCCTTCGTCGAAATCCGCACGCCTTTCCTGAAAAACTGGGAAATGGACTTCGCCGGCCGCTACGACAAATACCCGGCCGTGAAGAGTTTCGTGCCTAAAGTCGGCAGCAAATGGACCATCAACGAGCGCGTTGCTGTGCGTGGCTCCTTCGCCAAAGGCTTCCGCGCTCCAGCCCTGATGCAGATCGCAGAAGGCGGCGTGCGCAGCTTCAACAACGTAAAAGACACCCTGCGTTGCCCGGATAGCGCCATGCCATTGCCAGGTGGCGATGCAGCGGACTGCGTTGGCCGCAGCATCTCGAGCATGTCGGCGTCCAACCCAGCCTTGCAGCCGGAAAAATCGAAGAGCTACTCGCTGGGTCTGATCCTGAACCCGATGAAGGATCTGGATATCCTGGTGGACTGGTACCGCATCAAGAAAACCAATGAAACCGCGCTGCTGAGCTCGCAGACCGTAATCGACCACCCGAACGATTACCCGCAGGGCAAAGTGATCCGCAACGAGAACTCGGCCAGCTTCCTGACCGACGCCAATGGTGCGCCGATCCCAGGCACCGGCCCGATCCTGCAAGTGAACCGCGCCTGGGTCAACCAGGGCAGCACCGAAGTGAGCGGTCTGGACTTCGAAGTGGCGTACCGCAAATCGCTGGGCGACTGGGGCCGCGTGACCACCAACCTGAACTGGAGCCATCTGTATGAGTACCGCCGCGCCGAACACCCAGGCGATGTGGCGGCCAATACCGCCGGTTCCGCTGGTGGCCTGTCCGACTGGAACACCACCTCTGGCGATAATCCACGCAACCGCGCTTCGGCGTCGGTGAACTGGACCAAGGGCGTGCACAGCCTGACCGGTACCGTTGACTTCATCGGTCCCGTGTCCCTGCTGCGCCGTAGCGACAATGCCACGACCTACGCTGCACCGTACTGCCACTACGGCAAGAACGCTGCCGGCAAGATCAACCCAGGTGGTAACGAGCGCTACACCGAGTTCTTCCCGGACCTGAACAACTGCCGCGTGCAGAGCTGGACCACCTTCGGCGTGAACTACAACTACACCGGCTTCAAGAACCTGACCCTGTCGCTGAACATCAAGAACCTGTTCGACACCAAAGCGCCGTACGACGTGCGCAATGGTACGGCGACGGAGTATGAAGGTTACAACCCGCAGCTGCACAACGGCATGGGTCGTTACTTCCGCCTGAGCGCCAACTACAAGTTCTAA